Proteins found in one Hypericibacter terrae genomic segment:
- a CDS encoding S8/S53 family peptidase, with translation MNPRTWNSTLPRLDAALRAVSSPAGVVDWGDIKVAHLDTGYTEHPAFGDWSKGKVPLLVNEGVNYLEPGKPPLDPLKGTGLIRTPGHGTRTSSVLCAPAQTITVDGVKSPFSGMAPGVPVVPYRVVEDVVLEPQMFNRSIWVNLAAAVNHAVEIRHCNLISISLGGPVFPGPELGAAIDRAYEAGVMVVAAAGQYTDSVTYPGKFDRAIGVGGLKSSESWIRIYNHYNAGRDRVDVWGPADPIFRADSTLTNSKGKTVKSPIYGWGYGDGTSYATVHVVAAAAIWRKKQAKALQNYDGWQQIEAFRVALAQAYGTLPHENSPVPRDRAADYTTGTLDAYRLLYATLPKPEQLTKNERLAEKEQN, from the coding sequence ATGAATCCACGCACCTGGAACAGCACCCTGCCGCGCCTGGACGCGGCCCTCAGGGCCGTCAGCAGTCCCGCCGGCGTCGTCGATTGGGGCGACATCAAGGTCGCTCATCTCGACACCGGCTATACCGAGCATCCGGCCTTCGGCGACTGGAGCAAGGGCAAGGTGCCGCTGCTGGTGAACGAGGGCGTGAATTATCTCGAGCCCGGCAAGCCGCCGCTGGATCCGCTGAAAGGCACCGGGCTCATCCGCACGCCGGGCCACGGCACGCGCACCTCGAGCGTGCTCTGCGCGCCGGCGCAGACCATCACCGTCGATGGCGTGAAATCGCCCTTCTCCGGCATGGCCCCCGGCGTTCCGGTCGTGCCCTATCGCGTGGTCGAGGATGTCGTGCTCGAGCCGCAGATGTTCAATCGCAGCATCTGGGTCAATCTCGCGGCGGCCGTCAACCACGCGGTCGAGATCCGGCATTGCAACCTGATCAGCATATCATTGGGCGGACCGGTGTTTCCGGGACCGGAACTGGGGGCCGCGATCGATCGCGCCTATGAGGCGGGGGTGATGGTGGTGGCCGCCGCCGGGCAATACACCGACAGCGTGACCTATCCCGGCAAATTCGATCGCGCGATCGGCGTGGGCGGCCTCAAATCGTCGGAGTCCTGGATCCGCATCTATAATCACTACAATGCCGGCCGCGACCGGGTCGATGTCTGGGGGCCGGCCGATCCGATCTTCCGTGCCGACAGCACGCTCACGAACAGCAAGGGCAAGACCGTCAAGAGTCCGATCTATGGCTGGGGTTATGGCGACGGCACGTCCTATGCCACGGTCCATGTGGTGGCGGCCGCCGCGATCTGGCGCAAGAAACAGGCGAAGGCGCTGCAGAACTACGATGGCTGGCAGCAGATCGAGGCCTTCCGCGTGGCGCTCGCCCAGGCCTATGGCACGCTGCCGCACGAGAACAGCCCCGTCCCCCGCGACCGCGCCGCCGACTACACCACCGGCACGCTCGACGCCTACCGGCTGCTCTACGCGACGTTGCCCAAGCCCGAGCAGCTCACGAAGAACGAGCGGTTGGCGGAGAAGGAGCAGAATTAG
- a CDS encoding YdcF family protein, translated as MRQARRNETEQRRRRWVRRLALLFLMLGLVWVIGLIAFVTRIPRSGDIDTTATDAAVVLTGGSERLEAGLELLANGHAKKLLISGVNKDIDLATLLGALEPAEIPKLSPETIACCIALGYSAEDTRGNAVETADWMRQQKFKSIRLITAAYHMPRSMLEFHRAMPGVQVLPYPVFPRQVRQEGWWRWPGTTNLLVREYNKYLVALLRGLVLPGDAGLAPVRP; from the coding sequence ATGCGGCAGGCCCGTCGCAACGAGACCGAGCAGCGCCGCCGGCGGTGGGTCCGCCGCCTGGCCCTGCTGTTCCTGATGCTGGGCCTGGTCTGGGTGATCGGTCTGATCGCCTTCGTCACGCGCATTCCCCGCAGCGGCGACATCGACACCACGGCGACCGACGCCGCGGTGGTGCTGACCGGCGGCAGCGAGCGGCTGGAGGCGGGCCTCGAGCTGCTCGCCAACGGCCATGCCAAGAAACTCCTCATCAGCGGCGTCAACAAGGACATCGATCTCGCGACGCTCCTGGGCGCGCTCGAACCCGCGGAGATTCCCAAGCTCTCGCCCGAGACCATCGCCTGCTGCATCGCGCTCGGCTACAGTGCCGAGGACACGCGCGGCAATGCAGTCGAGACCGCCGACTGGATGCGCCAGCAGAAATTCAAATCGATCCGCCTCATCACCGCGGCCTATCACATGCCGCGCAGCATGCTGGAGTTCCACCGCGCCATGCCGGGGGTGCAGGTACTGCCCTATCCGGTCTTCCCGCGCCAGGTGCGCCAGGAAGGCTGGTGGCGCTGGCCCGGCACCACCAATCTCCTGGTGCGCGAATACAACAAATATCTGGTGGCGCTGTTGCGCGGGCTGGTGCTGCCGGGCGATGCCGGCCTCGCACCGGTCAGGCCTTAG
- a CDS encoding response regulator, which produces MARILVAEDDPSVRELVTRVIQAMGHQVQAVTDGAFALEALQMEDFDLLLTDIVMPRLDGIALALKLGKSRPNLPILMMTGYAHERQRAHDLDVLVHRVLTKPFTVDQFRTAVRDVLTGSVTQPQAAGWA; this is translated from the coding sequence ATGGCCCGTATTCTGGTGGCAGAAGACGATCCTTCGGTACGCGAGCTGGTCACGCGCGTGATCCAGGCCATGGGCCATCAGGTCCAGGCCGTCACGGACGGCGCCTTCGCGCTCGAGGCATTGCAGATGGAAGATTTCGACCTGCTGCTGACGGACATCGTCATGCCGCGGCTCGACGGCATCGCACTCGCTCTCAAGCTCGGTAAGTCGCGACCCAATCTGCCTATCCTGATGATGACCGGCTACGCCCATGAGCGTCAGCGCGCGCATGATCTCGACGTGCTGGTCCATCGCGTCCTGACCAAGCCCTTCACCGTCGATCAGTTCCGCACGGCCGTCCGAGACGTCCTCACCGGCAGCGTGACGCAGCCGCAGGCCGCCGGCTGGGCGTAA
- a CDS encoding gamma-glutamylcyclotransferase — protein MSEGPLIESRRLTAPPEGDFWVFGYGSLMWKPEFPYVKAEAALLRGWHRAFCVWSVHYRGTVEKPGLVLGLDRGGACRGRAFLVAPKDKAEVANYLHEREMVTGVYEPRYVTVELASGEKMRAATFLADPHHSQYAGKLEPARLVRIIRDGHGSAGSNLDYLRNTVRHLDELGIADGPLHRLLSDADPDAPRKKAKS, from the coding sequence ATGAGCGAAGGGCCGCTGATCGAAAGCCGCCGGCTGACGGCACCGCCCGAGGGGGACTTCTGGGTGTTCGGCTATGGCTCCCTGATGTGGAAGCCGGAATTTCCCTATGTGAAGGCGGAAGCGGCGCTGTTGCGCGGCTGGCATCGCGCCTTCTGCGTCTGGTCGGTGCATTACCGCGGCACGGTCGAGAAGCCGGGGCTGGTGCTGGGGCTCGATCGCGGCGGCGCCTGCCGCGGCCGCGCTTTCCTGGTGGCGCCGAAGGACAAGGCCGAGGTCGCGAACTACCTGCATGAGCGCGAGATGGTAACCGGCGTCTATGAGCCGCGCTACGTCACGGTCGAGCTCGCCTCGGGCGAGAAGATGCGCGCCGCGACCTTCCTCGCCGATCCGCATCATTCGCAATATGCCGGCAAGCTCGAGCCCGCGAGACTCGTCCGTATCATCCGCGACGGCCATGGCAGCGCCGGGAGTAATCTCGATTATCTGCGCAACACCGTGCGCCATCTGGACGAGCTCGGCATCGCCGACGGCCCGCTGCATCGATTGTTGTCGGATGCCGACCCGGACGCGCCGCGCAAGAAGGCGAAGTCCTGA
- a CDS encoding lysophospholipid acyltransferase family protein gives MAHLRALLFNLLFYLLTALLAIVGLPTLLFGPDAVYALCRLWVGITLWLLRSLTGLDHRILGRERLPAEPVIFAVKHQSSWETLALAMILDRPIYVLKRELIWIPIFGLYLLGSGALAVDRGAGARALRQLIRGAERAARSGRPFLIFPEGTRTAPGEHRPYQPGIAALYDKLDRPVVPVALNSGVFWGRRSFLKKPGRITVEFLDPIPAGLDRRRFMKELETRIEGASQRLLEAPPAPAE, from the coding sequence ATGGCCCATTTGCGCGCGCTCCTCTTCAACCTGCTGTTTTATCTGTTGACGGCTCTGCTCGCGATCGTCGGCCTGCCGACGCTGCTTTTCGGCCCCGACGCGGTTTATGCGCTCTGCCGGCTCTGGGTCGGGATCACGCTCTGGCTGCTGCGGTCGTTGACGGGTCTCGATCACCGCATCCTCGGCCGCGAGCGCCTGCCGGCCGAGCCGGTGATCTTCGCGGTCAAACATCAGTCGAGCTGGGAGACGCTGGCCCTGGCGATGATCCTCGACCGGCCGATCTATGTGTTGAAACGCGAGTTGATCTGGATCCCGATCTTCGGCCTCTATCTCCTGGGATCGGGTGCGCTCGCCGTCGATCGCGGGGCGGGCGCCAGGGCGCTGCGCCAGTTGATCCGCGGCGCCGAGCGCGCCGCCAGGAGCGGCCGGCCCTTCCTGATCTTCCCCGAGGGCACGCGCACGGCGCCGGGCGAGCATCGTCCCTATCAGCCCGGCATCGCCGCGCTCTATGACAAGCTCGACCGGCCGGTGGTGCCGGTGGCGCTCAATTCGGGGGTGTTCTGGGGCCGGCGCAGCTTCCTCAAGAAGCCCGGCCGGATCACGGTCGAGTTCCTCGACCCGATTCCCGCCGGCCTCGACCGCCGGCGCTTCATGAAAGAGCTCGAGACCCGGATCGAGGGCGCCAGCCAGCGCCTGCTCGAAGCCCCGCCGGCACCCGCGGAATAG
- a CDS encoding zinc-ribbon domain-containing protein, translating into MGRPCPHCGQRISRTVDECPYCGARVQSQRPWYVWLLGGLMVLILFLWLGDLSSLAHFAETLFNFARGVGNQAP; encoded by the coding sequence ATGGGGCGCCCCTGCCCGCATTGCGGCCAGCGCATCAGCCGCACCGTCGACGAGTGCCCCTATTGCGGCGCCAGGGTCCAGAGCCAGCGGCCCTGGTATGTCTGGCTCCTGGGCGGGCTGATGGTGCTGATCCTGTTTCTCTGGCTGGGCGATCTCTCGAGCCTCGCCCATTTCGCCGAGACGCTGTTCAATTTCGCACGCGGCGTCGGCAACCAGGCGCCTTAG
- a CDS encoding adenosylcobalamin-dependent ribonucleoside-diphosphate reductase has product MPQVTAISQQIWDMKYRFKTSDGRPFDRTIEDSWRRVADALAAPEPERERWADAFYQALEDFKFLPAGRILAGAGTERTVTLFNCFVMGTIPDDMGGIFTHLREAALTMQQGGGIGYDFSTLRPRGAPVKGVGADASGPLSFMDVWDAMCRTIMSAGSRRGAMMATMRCDHPDIEAFIEAKREPGRLRMFNLSVLATDAFMAAIKQDAPWELKFNGTTYKVLQARELWDKIMRATYGYAEPGVIFIDRINRRNNLYYAETISATNPCGEQPLPPYGACLLGSINLAALVKSPFEDDAALDLAELDRLVRIAVRSMDNVVDISRFPLPEQAAEAKAKRRIGLGVTGLADALIMVRARYGSGPAVALTEQWMKAIQRAAYLASTELAAEKGAFPLYDAGAYLAGETVRELDPDVQEAIAQHGIRNSLLTSIAPTGTISLFANNVSSGLEPVFSFKYTRNVLMPDGTRSQEEVTDYAYRLFRRLKGEHAPLPDYFVDAQTLTPGDHVIMQAAVQKYVDSSISKTINVPVDLSFDAFKDVYAQAYELGCKGCTTYRPNDITGAVLETKPAETKAQAELPLTVPQPRPRDPFEAGGVVYMTRPLDRPEALPGQTYKLRWPESDHALYITINDVIQDGRRRPFEVFINSKNMEHYAWTVALTRMISAVFRRGGDVSFVVEELKAVFDPRGGSWMDGKYVPSLLAALGDVIERHMIEIGFIAGHQTPGLALESQRKVVNLPAGNTQSASDPERHSLLPRCPKCSQPSLIRQEGCDLCTSCGYSKCS; this is encoded by the coding sequence ATGCCGCAAGTGACCGCCATCTCCCAGCAGATCTGGGACATGAAATACCGCTTCAAGACGTCCGACGGGCGGCCCTTCGACCGCACGATCGAGGACAGCTGGCGGCGCGTGGCGGATGCGCTGGCCGCACCCGAGCCGGAGCGCGAGCGCTGGGCGGACGCGTTCTACCAGGCGCTGGAGGATTTCAAATTCCTGCCCGCGGGCCGCATCCTGGCGGGCGCCGGCACCGAGCGCACGGTCACGCTCTTCAACTGCTTCGTGATGGGCACGATCCCCGACGATATGGGCGGGATCTTCACCCATCTGCGCGAGGCCGCCCTCACCATGCAGCAGGGCGGCGGCATCGGTTACGACTTCTCCACGCTGCGCCCGCGCGGCGCGCCGGTGAAGGGTGTCGGCGCCGACGCCTCGGGCCCGCTCTCCTTCATGGATGTGTGGGACGCGATGTGCCGCACCATCATGAGCGCCGGCAGCCGCCGCGGCGCGATGATGGCGACGATGCGCTGCGACCATCCCGACATCGAGGCCTTCATCGAGGCCAAGCGCGAGCCCGGGCGGCTCCGCATGTTCAATCTCTCGGTGCTCGCGACCGACGCCTTCATGGCGGCGATCAAGCAGGACGCGCCCTGGGAACTGAAGTTCAACGGCACGACGTACAAGGTGCTGCAGGCGCGCGAGCTGTGGGACAAGATCATGCGCGCGACCTATGGCTATGCCGAGCCGGGCGTGATCTTCATCGACCGCATCAACCGGCGCAACAACCTCTATTACGCCGAGACCATCAGCGCGACCAACCCTTGCGGCGAGCAGCCCCTGCCGCCCTATGGCGCCTGCCTGCTGGGCTCGATCAATCTGGCGGCTTTGGTGAAATCGCCTTTCGAGGACGACGCCGCGCTCGATCTCGCGGAGCTCGACCGGCTGGTGCGCATCGCCGTCCGCTCGATGGACAATGTCGTCGATATCTCGCGCTTCCCCCTGCCGGAGCAGGCCGCGGAGGCCAAGGCCAAGCGGCGCATCGGGCTGGGTGTCACCGGTCTCGCCGACGCGCTCATCATGGTGCGCGCGCGCTATGGCTCGGGTCCGGCGGTGGCGCTGACCGAGCAGTGGATGAAGGCGATCCAGCGCGCGGCCTATCTGGCCTCGACCGAGCTCGCCGCCGAGAAGGGCGCCTTCCCGCTCTATGATGCCGGCGCCTATCTCGCGGGCGAGACCGTGCGCGAGCTGGACCCGGATGTGCAGGAGGCGATCGCCCAGCATGGCATCCGCAACTCGCTCCTGACCTCGATCGCGCCGACTGGCACCATCTCGCTCTTCGCCAACAATGTGTCCTCGGGGCTGGAGCCGGTCTTCAGCTTCAAATACACCCGCAATGTGCTGATGCCCGACGGCACGCGCTCGCAGGAAGAGGTGACCGATTACGCCTACCGGCTGTTCCGGCGGCTGAAGGGCGAGCATGCGCCCCTGCCCGATTACTTCGTCGATGCCCAGACGCTGACGCCCGGCGATCACGTCATCATGCAGGCGGCGGTGCAAAAATACGTCGACAGCTCGATCTCGAAGACGATCAACGTGCCGGTCGATCTCTCCTTCGACGCCTTCAAGGATGTCTATGCCCAGGCCTACGAGCTGGGCTGCAAGGGCTGCACCACCTACCGGCCCAACGACATCACCGGCGCGGTGCTCGAGACCAAGCCCGCCGAGACCAAGGCGCAGGCCGAGTTGCCGCTCACGGTGCCGCAGCCCAGGCCCAGGGATCCGTTCGAGGCCGGCGGCGTCGTCTATATGACGCGCCCGCTCGACCGTCCCGAGGCGCTGCCCGGCCAGACCTACAAGCTGCGCTGGCCCGAGAGCGATCACGCGCTCTACATCACCATCAACGACGTGATCCAGGACGGCCGGCGCCGGCCCTTCGAGGTCTTCATCAACTCGAAGAACATGGAGCATTACGCCTGGACCGTGGCGCTGACGCGCATGATCAGCGCCGTGTTCCGGCGCGGCGGCGACGTCTCCTTCGTGGTCGAGGAGCTCAAGGCCGTGTTCGATCCGCGCGGCGGCAGCTGGATGGACGGCAAATATGTGCCCTCGCTCCTGGCGGCGCTGGGCGACGTCATCGAGCGCCATATGATCGAGATCGGCTTCATCGCCGGCCACCAGACGCCGGGGCTGGCGCTGGAGAGCCAGCGCAAGGTGGTCAATCTGCCGGCCGGCAACACCCAGAGCGCCTCGGACCCCGAGCGCCACAGCCTGCTGCCGCGCTGCCCCAAATGCAGCCAGCCCTCGCTGATCCGCCAGGAAGGCTGCGACCTCTGCACCTCCTGCGGCTATTCGAAATGTAGCTGA
- a CDS encoding DMT family transporter, producing the protein MSAPAADSAASPIARLLQAAVPAVFVVMWATGFTGARLGLPYAPPLTLLFLRFAIVVAVVLPISLVTRAPWPRGWRLRGHVAVVGLLMHSAYLGGVYCAIAAGVPSGISALIVGLQPLLTAAVVGPFLGERVTKLQWLGLAIGLAGVALVLLDKLHFDAAQSWGVVLAFGGLLSVTAGTLYQKRFCSHVDLRTGAVIQYSAASLVLLPLALALGWGPVEWTGELIFAMAWLVLVLSLGAVSIFYLLIRKGAASRVTSLFYLTPPVAALLGWIIFGESLGPVALFGMALTACGVALVMRRSVRWRWGRS; encoded by the coding sequence ATGAGCGCCCCCGCTGCCGATTCCGCGGCCTCTCCGATCGCGCGGCTGCTCCAGGCGGCGGTGCCGGCTGTCTTCGTTGTCATGTGGGCGACGGGCTTCACCGGCGCGCGGCTGGGTCTGCCTTATGCGCCGCCGCTCACGCTGCTGTTCCTGCGCTTCGCGATCGTGGTGGCAGTGGTGCTGCCGATCAGCCTCGTCACCCGGGCGCCCTGGCCGCGAGGCTGGCGCCTGCGCGGCCATGTGGCGGTGGTGGGGCTGCTGATGCATTCGGCCTATCTGGGCGGCGTCTATTGCGCCATCGCCGCCGGCGTCCCCTCGGGCATCAGCGCCCTCATCGTCGGGCTGCAGCCCCTGCTGACCGCGGCCGTAGTCGGTCCCTTCCTCGGCGAGCGGGTGACGAAGCTGCAATGGCTGGGCCTCGCGATCGGCCTTGCCGGCGTGGCGCTGGTGCTGCTCGACAAGCTCCATTTCGACGCTGCGCAGAGCTGGGGCGTGGTGCTCGCCTTCGGCGGGCTTCTGAGCGTCACAGCGGGAACGCTCTATCAGAAGCGCTTCTGCAGCCATGTCGATCTCCGCACCGGGGCCGTGATCCAATACAGCGCCGCGAGCCTGGTGCTCCTGCCACTGGCCCTGGCGCTGGGCTGGGGGCCGGTCGAATGGACCGGCGAGCTGATCTTCGCCATGGCCTGGCTGGTGCTGGTGCTGTCGCTGGGCGCGGTCTCGATCTTCTATCTGCTGATCCGCAAAGGGGCCGCCTCGCGCGTGACCAGTTTGTTCTATCTGACGCCGCCGGTGGCGGCCCTGTTGGGCTGGATCATCTTCGGCGAAAGCCTGGGACCGGTGGCCCTTTTCGGCATGGCGCTCACGGCCTGCGGCGTGGCGCTCGTGATGCGCCGTTCCGTGCGCTGGCGCTGGGGCCGATCATGA
- the ftsE gene encoding cell division ATP-binding protein FtsE — translation MVLLEQVAVRYSDGPEILRDISFALAPGTLHFLVGPSGAGKSTLLRLLSLALKPSEGRFSLFGRDVAGLERRDLPAMRRRIGVVFQEFRLLEHLTAFDNVALPLRLANVREAEIKKHVGELLDWVGLGDKLEALPPTLSGGQQQRVAIARAVIARPSLLLADEPTGNVDDRIALRLMYLFEELYKLGTTVLIATHNESLVARFPHHQLHLEGGRLAPRTRLSAALP, via the coding sequence TTGGTTTTGCTCGAACAAGTGGCCGTGCGTTACAGCGACGGCCCCGAAATCCTGCGCGACATCTCGTTCGCGCTGGCGCCGGGGACGCTGCATTTCCTGGTCGGCCCCAGCGGCGCCGGCAAGTCCACCTTGCTGCGCCTGTTGTCCCTCGCGCTCAAGCCCAGCGAGGGCCGTTTCAGCCTGTTCGGCCGCGATGTCGCCGGGCTCGAGCGGCGCGACCTGCCGGCCATGCGCCGGCGCATCGGCGTGGTGTTCCAGGAGTTCCGGCTGCTCGAGCATCTGACCGCCTTCGACAATGTGGCGCTGCCCCTGCGCCTCGCCAATGTGCGCGAGGCCGAGATCAAGAAGCATGTGGGCGAGCTGCTCGACTGGGTCGGACTGGGCGACAAGCTCGAGGCCCTGCCGCCGACCCTCTCCGGCGGCCAGCAGCAGCGCGTCGCGATCGCGCGCGCGGTGATCGCCCGGCCCTCGCTGCTGCTGGCCGACGAGCCGACCGGCAATGTCGACGACCGCATCGCGCTCCGGCTCATGTATCTGTTCGAGGAGCTCTACAAGCTCGGCACCACGGTGCTGATCGCGACCCATAACGAGAGCCTGGTCGCCCGCTTCCCGCATCATCAGCTCCATCTCGAGGGAGGCCGACTGGCGCCGCGCACGCGCCTGTCGGCGGCGCTGCCTTGA
- a CDS encoding DUF2125 domain-containing protein — protein MTRKSRIAALLAVLVLAGLAGGWAVWWHVAAGRFATSIDLWIAARRAEGYKIEAQRDPIEGFPFRLKTRIAAPSAAAGDGSWTWSGPDLAIDAPAWSPLSIGFAMPGAHRVLAQGHQYEVEAKTAEGLLSLATDGRLDRFRLTAGGISAQEPGRGAATIDSLYATLGQPAPDASAAIAASLAFDLGAETIALPPDPRLALGATIDHVAASGRLEGPPPRGFDAVSLAAWRDAGGAVDLNLMGLAWGPLKLSGSGTFSLDDQLRPLAAANTSVQGATETLQAVADAGLMKSGDAQLAALGLALLADGQGRVKVPLTAQDGELRSGPLKLAKLQPIVR, from the coding sequence ATGACACGGAAATCCCGGATCGCCGCCCTCCTCGCCGTTCTGGTCCTCGCCGGCCTCGCCGGGGGCTGGGCGGTCTGGTGGCATGTCGCCGCCGGGCGCTTCGCCACCTCGATCGATCTCTGGATCGCGGCCCGCCGCGCCGAGGGCTACAAGATCGAGGCGCAGCGCGACCCGATCGAAGGCTTTCCCTTCCGCCTGAAGACCCGTATCGCGGCGCCGAGTGCCGCCGCCGGCGACGGCTCCTGGACCTGGTCCGGCCCCGATCTCGCGATCGACGCGCCGGCCTGGTCGCCCTTGAGCATCGGCTTCGCCATGCCGGGCGCGCATCGGGTCCTGGCCCAGGGTCACCAATATGAGGTCGAGGCCAAGACGGCCGAGGGCCTGCTGTCGCTCGCAACGGATGGGCGGCTCGATCGCTTCAGGCTGACGGCCGGGGGCATCAGCGCGCAGGAGCCGGGCCGGGGCGCCGCCACGATCGACAGCCTCTATGCGACCTTGGGCCAGCCCGCGCCGGATGCGTCCGCCGCGATCGCCGCCAGCCTCGCCTTCGATCTCGGCGCCGAAACCATCGCCCTGCCGCCGGACCCCCGCCTCGCGCTCGGCGCCACGATCGACCATGTCGCGGCCTCGGGCCGGCTCGAAGGGCCGCCGCCGCGCGGATTCGATGCGGTCTCGCTTGCGGCCTGGCGCGATGCCGGCGGCGCCGTCGATCTCAATCTCATGGGTCTGGCCTGGGGCCCGCTCAAGCTCAGCGGCAGCGGCACCTTCTCGCTCGACGATCAATTGCGCCCGCTGGCGGCGGCCAACACCTCGGTCCAGGGTGCCACCGAAACGCTGCAGGCCGTGGCCGATGCCGGCCTGATGAAATCCGGCGACGCGCAGCTCGCGGCCCTGGGCCTGGCGCTGCTCGCCGACGGGCAAGGCCGCGTGAAGGTGCCCTTGACCGCCCAGGATGGCGAGCTCCGTAGCGGTCCTCTCAAGCTCGCTAAGCTGCAACCGATCGTTCGCTAG
- a CDS encoding DUF3426 domain-containing protein: MIITCPACSTRYSMDPTSLGPEGRRVRCAKCKHVWQQTPPDDMPKRVDLAPEPAPSPAPPPAAAPAAMTAASAGPSSGGPSALGGPSEERVAIPPRPRAAAPRQGMSAGIGILILLIVIIGLAAAAGYFFQKQVVASWPDAREIYEALGIAQPVLGKDLEISNITFVNQTIDGQPVLVVHGEIFNKGQATVTMPNLLATLRTEKRQWLFDWIFAIEKTSLAPGETVTFTTTAKNPPKDAKLLEVTFTEKPVGS; encoded by the coding sequence ATGATCATCACCTGCCCCGCCTGCTCGACGCGCTATTCGATGGACCCGACGTCGCTCGGGCCCGAAGGCCGTCGCGTGCGTTGTGCCAAATGCAAGCATGTCTGGCAGCAGACGCCGCCCGACGACATGCCGAAGAGGGTGGATCTGGCGCCGGAACCGGCGCCCTCCCCCGCGCCGCCGCCGGCCGCCGCTCCCGCGGCCATGACAGCGGCGTCCGCCGGCCCAAGTTCGGGCGGTCCGAGCGCCTTGGGCGGTCCCTCCGAAGAGCGCGTCGCGATCCCGCCGCGGCCGCGGGCCGCCGCTCCGCGCCAGGGCATGAGCGCCGGGATCGGAATCTTGATTCTGCTGATCGTGATCATCGGCCTGGCCGCCGCGGCCGGTTACTTCTTCCAGAAACAGGTGGTCGCCTCCTGGCCCGACGCGCGCGAGATCTATGAGGCGCTCGGCATCGCCCAGCCCGTCCTCGGCAAGGATCTCGAGATCAGCAACATCACCTTCGTGAACCAGACCATCGACGGCCAGCCGGTGCTGGTGGTGCATGGCGAGATCTTCAACAAGGGTCAGGCGACGGTGACGATGCCGAACCTCCTGGCGACACTGCGCACGGAGAAGCGCCAATGGCTGTTCGACTGGATCTTCGCCATCGAGAAGACCAGCCTGGCGCCGGGCGAGACGGTCACCTTCACCACGACCGCGAAGAATCCGCCGAAGGATGCGAAGCTGCTCGAGGTGACCTTCACCGAGAAGCCGGTCGGCAGCTGA
- a CDS encoding cell division protein FtsX — protein MKSAAAILRSDLPLGKDGSSRFLPWIVGAMVYLAALTLAGVLAAGELVSGWRAELTGALTIELPQPVEATDADRQARLQRVLDVLTATPGIAHAEVLGPDAMAELIGPWLGPDAAAADLPLPDLVAVELNSDATVDSVALALRLAEAAPEARLDDHRDWMERAERLSWLVRLLAMLVLGFVSAAAALAVLFVTRTGLDIHREVIELVHLLGAPDRYIARQFQTHALMQGFLGGVLGLAAGAATITAIGWLAATLGGGLVPLARLGWIDWAIIASLPVAAALVAMLTARIAVLHFLGRSL, from the coding sequence TTGAAGTCGGCCGCCGCGATCCTGCGCAGCGACCTGCCGCTGGGCAAGGACGGCTCCTCCCGCTTCCTGCCCTGGATCGTCGGCGCGATGGTCTATCTGGCGGCCCTCACCCTCGCCGGCGTGCTGGCGGCGGGCGAGCTCGTCTCCGGCTGGCGCGCCGAGCTCACGGGCGCCCTCACCATCGAGCTGCCCCAGCCGGTGGAGGCGACCGACGCCGATCGCCAGGCGCGGCTGCAGCGCGTGCTCGATGTGCTCACCGCCACGCCCGGCATCGCGCACGCCGAGGTGCTGGGACCCGACGCGATGGCCGAGCTGATCGGCCCCTGGCTCGGGCCCGATGCCGCGGCGGCCGACCTGCCCTTGCCCGACCTGGTCGCCGTCGAACTCAACAGCGACGCCACCGTCGACAGCGTGGCGCTGGCCCTGCGCCTGGCCGAGGCCGCACCCGAGGCGCGGCTCGACGATCATCGCGACTGGATGGAGCGCGCCGAGCGCCTTTCCTGGCTGGTCAGGCTGCTGGCGATGCTGGTGCTGGGCTTCGTCTCGGCCGCCGCTGCGCTTGCGGTGCTGTTCGTGACCCGGACCGGGCTCGACATCCATCGCGAGGTGATCGAGCTGGTGCATCTGCTGGGCGCACCCGACCGTTACATCGCCCGCCAGTTCCAGACCCATGCGCTGATGCAGGGCTTCCTCGGCGGCGTGCTGGGGCTGGCGGCGGGTGCCGCCACTATCACCGCGATCGGCTGGCTGGCCGCCACGCTCGGCGGCGGGCTGGTGCCGCTGGCGCGGCTCGGCTGGATCGACTGGGCGATCATCGCTTCGCTGCCGGTGGCGGCCGCCCTCGTCGCCATGCTGACGGCGCGCATCGCCGTGCTGCATTTCCTCGGGCGCAGCCTGTGA